In Chelmon rostratus isolate fCheRos1 chromosome 20, fCheRos1.pri, whole genome shotgun sequence, a single window of DNA contains:
- the mak gene encoding serine/threonine-protein kinase MAK isoform X6: MMNRYTTLKQLGDGTYGSVLMGRSNESGELVAIKRMKRKFYSWEECMNLREVKSLKKLNHANVVKLKEVIRENDHLYFVFEYMKENLYQLMKDRENKMFSENEIRNILFQVLSGLVFVHKHGFFHRDMKPENLLCMGPELVKIADFGLAREIRSKPPYTDYVSTRWYRAPEVLLRSSTYSSPIDLWAVGCIMAELYTLRPLFPGNSEVDEIFKICQVLGTVKKTDWPEGYQLASAMNFRFPQCVPTHLKTLIPNASNEAITLMKDLLQWDPKKRPTAVQALRYPYFQVGQILGPRPQSQEVKKVQARPLGQKQASEPKTDPQQSSSESKASTSSCRNQQQQQHHQPLQQIPLPQTESKPGGLSHAKAASLGSENSIGAGGMGVLKSGRRRWGQTVAKTSDSWEEPDPSETAASNSKKPSLGNAEEERSPKEHRPQPKEQKPLYSFSTVTKLPNNVKLGQMDSNLPGSAARQHYLSQSRYLPGLISKHQTSSGDKDLTGMTLRDLWENSSNTVNKPLAPIGGGLPVTRANAGNFVSTKYNLSGAYMPSFQKKEVGSVGQRIQLAPLAGQHTNYEGWKRRADRTQMKGSNYSALGKTSGNLLTRAPAVQPVHGRVDWTSKYGGNR, from the exons ATGATGAATCGCTACACCACCCTGAAGCAGCTGGGTGATGGCACCTATGGCAGCGTACTAATGGGGAGAAGCAACGAGTCTGGAGAACTGGTGGCTATCAAGAG AATGAAGAGGAAGTTTTACTCTTGGGAAGAATGTATGAACCTAAGGGAGGTGAAG TCACTGAAGAAGCTGAACCATGCGAATGTGGTGAAACTGAAGGAGGTAATCAGAGAGAATGATCACCTCTACTTTGTCTTTGAGTATATGAAGGAGAACCTCTACCAGCTCATGAAGGACAG AGAGAATAAGATGTTCTCAGAGAATGAAATTAGGAACATCTTGTTTCAAGTGCTGTCTGGGTTGGTTTTTGTACATAAGCATG GTTTCTTTCATCGAGACATGAAGCCAGAGAATCTGCTGTGCATGGGTCCAGAGCTGGTGAAAATAGCAGATTTTGGACTGGCCAGAGAGATCCGCTCCAAACCTCCATACACAGACTATGTATCAACTAGATG GTACCGAGCTCCAGAGGTCCTGCTCCGGTCGTCGACCTACAGCTCTCCTATTGACCTGTGGGCTGTGGGTTGCATCATGGCTGAACTCTACACTCTTAGACCTCTTTTCCCTGGCAACAGTGAAGTGGATGAGATCTTTAAGATCTGCCAAGTCTTAGGCACCGTCAAAAAG ACGGATTGGCCAGAGGGCTACCAACTAGCGTCTGCAATGAACTTTCGTTTCCCCCAATGTGTGCCGACCCACCTGAAGACCCTCATCCCCAATGCCAGCAATGAGGCTATCACCCTGATGAAGGACCTGCTGCAGTGGGACCCCAAAAAAAGACCCACTGCTGTACAG GCCTTGCGTTACCCGTACTTCCAGGTAGGCCAGATCTTAGGGCCTCGTCCTCAGAGCCAGGAGGTCAAGAAGGTCCAGGCCAGGCCGCTGGGCCAAAAGCAGGCCTCGGAGCCCAAGACTGATCCCCAGCAGTCTTCCTCTGAGTCCAAAGCCTCCACATCCTCCTGCagaaaccaacagcagcagcagcatcatcagccTCTTCAACAGATCCCCCTTCCCCAGACTGAGAGTAAACCAGGAGGCCTCAGCCATGCA aAAGCAGCATCGCTGGGCAGTGAGAACAGCATTGGTGCCGGTGGGATGGGGGTGCTGAAGAGTGGCCGCCGTCGCTGGGGCCAGACTGTGGCCAAGACCTCAGACAGCTGGGAGGAGCCTGACCCGTCAGAAACCGCCGCCTCCAACTCCAAGAAACCCAGCCTGGGgaatgcagaggaggagaggagcccTAAGGAGCACCGCCCACA gCCCAAGGAGCAGAAGCCTCTTTATTCCTTCAGCACAGTTACTAAATTACCCAACAATGTTAAGCTTGGGCAAATGGACTCCAATCTCCCAGGATCTGCTGCACGGCAGCACTATCTGAGCCAGTCACGATACTTGCCAG GGTTGATCAGCAAACATCAGACTTCTTCTGGAGATAAGGACTTGACTGGTATGACGCTGCGCGATCTGTGGGAGAACTCCTCCAACACTGTAAATAAACCTCTTGCACCTATTGGAGGAGGCTTACCTGTCACCAGAGCCAACGCAG GGAACTTTGTCAGCACCAAATACAACCTCTCTGGTGCTTACATGCCCTCATTCCAAAAGAAAGAGGTGGGCTCTGTGGGACAGAGAATCCAGCTTGCCCCACTGGCTGGCCAGCACACAA ATTACGAGGGCTGGAAGAGGAGGGCAGACAGGACTCAGATGAAGGGCAGCAACTACTCGGCCCT
- the mak gene encoding serine/threonine-protein kinase MAK isoform X3, which produces MMNRYTTLKQLGDGTYGSVLMGRSNESGELVAIKRMKRKFYSWEECMNLREVKSLKKLNHANVVKLKEVIRENDHLYFVFEYMKENLYQLMKDRENKMFSENEIRNILFQVLSGLVFVHKHGFFHRDMKPENLLCMGPELVKIADFGLAREIRSKPPYTDYVSTRWYRAPEVLLRSSTYSSPIDLWAVGCIMAELYTLRPLFPGNSEVDEIFKICQVLGTVKKTDWPEGYQLASAMNFRFPQCVPTHLKTLIPNASNEAITLMKDLLQWDPKKRPTAVQALRYPYFQVGQILGPRPQSQEVKKVQARPLGQKQASEPKTDPQQSSSESKASTSSCRNQQQQQHHQPLQQIPLPQTESKPGGLSHAKAASLGSENSIGAGGMGVLKSGRRRWGQTVAKTSDSWEEPDPSETAASNSKKPSLGNAEEERSPKEHRPQPKEQKPLYSFSTVTKLPNNVKLGQMDSNLPGSAARQHYLSQSRYLPGLISKHQTSSGDKDLTGMTLRDLWENSSNTVNKPLAPIGGGLPVTRANAGNFVSTKYNLSGAYMPSFQKKEVGSVGQRIQLAPLAGQHTINLSSSPDNKKDKQKSAKAKPISNSSLSETNEDYEGWKRRADRTQMKGSNYSALGKTSGNLLTRAPAVQPVHGRVDWTSKYGGNR; this is translated from the exons ATGATGAATCGCTACACCACCCTGAAGCAGCTGGGTGATGGCACCTATGGCAGCGTACTAATGGGGAGAAGCAACGAGTCTGGAGAACTGGTGGCTATCAAGAG AATGAAGAGGAAGTTTTACTCTTGGGAAGAATGTATGAACCTAAGGGAGGTGAAG TCACTGAAGAAGCTGAACCATGCGAATGTGGTGAAACTGAAGGAGGTAATCAGAGAGAATGATCACCTCTACTTTGTCTTTGAGTATATGAAGGAGAACCTCTACCAGCTCATGAAGGACAG AGAGAATAAGATGTTCTCAGAGAATGAAATTAGGAACATCTTGTTTCAAGTGCTGTCTGGGTTGGTTTTTGTACATAAGCATG GTTTCTTTCATCGAGACATGAAGCCAGAGAATCTGCTGTGCATGGGTCCAGAGCTGGTGAAAATAGCAGATTTTGGACTGGCCAGAGAGATCCGCTCCAAACCTCCATACACAGACTATGTATCAACTAGATG GTACCGAGCTCCAGAGGTCCTGCTCCGGTCGTCGACCTACAGCTCTCCTATTGACCTGTGGGCTGTGGGTTGCATCATGGCTGAACTCTACACTCTTAGACCTCTTTTCCCTGGCAACAGTGAAGTGGATGAGATCTTTAAGATCTGCCAAGTCTTAGGCACCGTCAAAAAG ACGGATTGGCCAGAGGGCTACCAACTAGCGTCTGCAATGAACTTTCGTTTCCCCCAATGTGTGCCGACCCACCTGAAGACCCTCATCCCCAATGCCAGCAATGAGGCTATCACCCTGATGAAGGACCTGCTGCAGTGGGACCCCAAAAAAAGACCCACTGCTGTACAG GCCTTGCGTTACCCGTACTTCCAGGTAGGCCAGATCTTAGGGCCTCGTCCTCAGAGCCAGGAGGTCAAGAAGGTCCAGGCCAGGCCGCTGGGCCAAAAGCAGGCCTCGGAGCCCAAGACTGATCCCCAGCAGTCTTCCTCTGAGTCCAAAGCCTCCACATCCTCCTGCagaaaccaacagcagcagcagcatcatcagccTCTTCAACAGATCCCCCTTCCCCAGACTGAGAGTAAACCAGGAGGCCTCAGCCATGCA aAAGCAGCATCGCTGGGCAGTGAGAACAGCATTGGTGCCGGTGGGATGGGGGTGCTGAAGAGTGGCCGCCGTCGCTGGGGCCAGACTGTGGCCAAGACCTCAGACAGCTGGGAGGAGCCTGACCCGTCAGAAACCGCCGCCTCCAACTCCAAGAAACCCAGCCTGGGgaatgcagaggaggagaggagcccTAAGGAGCACCGCCCACA gCCCAAGGAGCAGAAGCCTCTTTATTCCTTCAGCACAGTTACTAAATTACCCAACAATGTTAAGCTTGGGCAAATGGACTCCAATCTCCCAGGATCTGCTGCACGGCAGCACTATCTGAGCCAGTCACGATACTTGCCAG GGTTGATCAGCAAACATCAGACTTCTTCTGGAGATAAGGACTTGACTGGTATGACGCTGCGCGATCTGTGGGAGAACTCCTCCAACACTGTAAATAAACCTCTTGCACCTATTGGAGGAGGCTTACCTGTCACCAGAGCCAACGCAG GGAACTTTGTCAGCACCAAATACAACCTCTCTGGTGCTTACATGCCCTCATTCCAAAAGAAAGAGGTGGGCTCTGTGGGACAGAGAATCCAGCTTGCCCCACTGGCTGGCCAGCACACAA TCaatctttcttcctctcctgataacaaaaaagacaaacaaaaatctgcCAAGGCCAAGCCCATATCCAACTCATCTTTGAGTGAAACTAATGAAG ATTACGAGGGCTGGAAGAGGAGGGCAGACAGGACTCAGATGAAGGGCAGCAACTACTCGGCCCT
- the mak gene encoding serine/threonine-protein kinase MAK isoform X7: protein MKPENLLCMGPELVKIADFGLAREIRSKPPYTDYVSTRWYRAPEVLLRSSTYSSPIDLWAVGCIMAELYTLRPLFPGNSEVDEIFKICQVLGTVKKTDWPEGYQLASAMNFRFPQCVPTHLKTLIPNASNEAITLMKDLLQWDPKKRPTAVQALRYPYFQVGQILGPRPQSQEVKKVQARPLGQKQASEPKTDPQQSSSESKASTSSCRNQQQQQHHQPLQQIPLPQTESKPGGLSHAKAASLGSENSIGAGGMGVLKSGRRRWGQTVAKTSDSWEEPDPSETAASNSKKPSLGNAEEERSPKEHRPQPKEQKPLYSFSTVTKLPNNVKLGQMDSNLPGSAARQHYLSQSRYLPGLISKHQTSSGDKDLTGMTLRDLWENSSNTVNKPLAPIGGGLPVTRANAEENASKSEDSPPEKTVVKERILEKIDLSKGNFVSTKYNLSGAYMPSFQKKEVGSVGQRIQLAPLAGQHTINLSSSPDNKKDKQKSAKAKPISNSSLSETNEDYEGWKRRADRTQMKGSNYSALGKTSGNLLTRAPAVQPVHGRVDWTSKYGGNR from the exons ATGAAGCCAGAGAATCTGCTGTGCATGGGTCCAGAGCTGGTGAAAATAGCAGATTTTGGACTGGCCAGAGAGATCCGCTCCAAACCTCCATACACAGACTATGTATCAACTAGATG GTACCGAGCTCCAGAGGTCCTGCTCCGGTCGTCGACCTACAGCTCTCCTATTGACCTGTGGGCTGTGGGTTGCATCATGGCTGAACTCTACACTCTTAGACCTCTTTTCCCTGGCAACAGTGAAGTGGATGAGATCTTTAAGATCTGCCAAGTCTTAGGCACCGTCAAAAAG ACGGATTGGCCAGAGGGCTACCAACTAGCGTCTGCAATGAACTTTCGTTTCCCCCAATGTGTGCCGACCCACCTGAAGACCCTCATCCCCAATGCCAGCAATGAGGCTATCACCCTGATGAAGGACCTGCTGCAGTGGGACCCCAAAAAAAGACCCACTGCTGTACAG GCCTTGCGTTACCCGTACTTCCAGGTAGGCCAGATCTTAGGGCCTCGTCCTCAGAGCCAGGAGGTCAAGAAGGTCCAGGCCAGGCCGCTGGGCCAAAAGCAGGCCTCGGAGCCCAAGACTGATCCCCAGCAGTCTTCCTCTGAGTCCAAAGCCTCCACATCCTCCTGCagaaaccaacagcagcagcagcatcatcagccTCTTCAACAGATCCCCCTTCCCCAGACTGAGAGTAAACCAGGAGGCCTCAGCCATGCA aAAGCAGCATCGCTGGGCAGTGAGAACAGCATTGGTGCCGGTGGGATGGGGGTGCTGAAGAGTGGCCGCCGTCGCTGGGGCCAGACTGTGGCCAAGACCTCAGACAGCTGGGAGGAGCCTGACCCGTCAGAAACCGCCGCCTCCAACTCCAAGAAACCCAGCCTGGGgaatgcagaggaggagaggagcccTAAGGAGCACCGCCCACA gCCCAAGGAGCAGAAGCCTCTTTATTCCTTCAGCACAGTTACTAAATTACCCAACAATGTTAAGCTTGGGCAAATGGACTCCAATCTCCCAGGATCTGCTGCACGGCAGCACTATCTGAGCCAGTCACGATACTTGCCAG GGTTGATCAGCAAACATCAGACTTCTTCTGGAGATAAGGACTTGACTGGTATGACGCTGCGCGATCTGTGGGAGAACTCCTCCAACACTGTAAATAAACCTCTTGCACCTATTGGAGGAGGCTTACCTGTCACCAGAGCCAACGCAG AAGAGAATGCATCTAAATCTGAGGATAGCCCACCAGAGAAAACGGTTGTTAAAGAAAGAATACTGGAGAAAATTGATCTCTCCAAAG GGAACTTTGTCAGCACCAAATACAACCTCTCTGGTGCTTACATGCCCTCATTCCAAAAGAAAGAGGTGGGCTCTGTGGGACAGAGAATCCAGCTTGCCCCACTGGCTGGCCAGCACACAA TCaatctttcttcctctcctgataacaaaaaagacaaacaaaaatctgcCAAGGCCAAGCCCATATCCAACTCATCTTTGAGTGAAACTAATGAAG ATTACGAGGGCTGGAAGAGGAGGGCAGACAGGACTCAGATGAAGGGCAGCAACTACTCGGCCCT